The following proteins are encoded in a genomic region of Desulfosoma sp.:
- a CDS encoding response regulator: protein METIRVLLVDDEVEFLDTLLKRLRKRQVETAGVQSGEDALRYLENNPVDVVVLDVKMPGMDGIQTLKAIKENHPLVEVIMLTGHANVEVAIQGMELGAFDYLMKPMDIDELLYKVQDACKKKRLHEKRMLKRRGVE, encoded by the coding sequence GTGGAAACCATTCGTGTCTTGTTGGTGGACGATGAGGTGGAGTTTCTCGATACCTTGCTTAAGCGCCTGCGAAAACGGCAGGTGGAAACGGCGGGGGTTCAAAGCGGGGAGGACGCCCTGCGATACCTGGAAAACAACCCGGTGGACGTGGTGGTCCTTGATGTCAAAATGCCGGGCATGGACGGCATTCAAACCTTAAAGGCCATCAAAGAAAATCATCCCCTTGTGGAGGTGATCATGCTCACGGGGCATGCCAACGTGGAAGTGGCCATTCAGGGTATGGAACTGGGCGCCTTTGACTACCTCATGAAACCCATGGATATCGATGAGCTCCTCTACAAGGTCCAAGATGCCTGCAAGAAGAAAAGACTTCACGAAAAAAGAATGCTGAAAAGAAGGGGGGTGGAATAA